From Ammoniphilus oxalaticus:
GTTGGGGAAATTATATATAATTGAATCAATGGGAGTTAGGTCGTTACGCGCGGGCGATTCGGTTTGTGTTCAGCGTGATGTTAAGGTTTGATTATGATGACGAGCGCTATGATTTTTTAAAGCTATTCACCCGGCAGGTTCCATTGTAAAACGAAATGGTTAGGGGGTGAGCTGATGTTTCGAAATGATCTTCAAAAAGTAGATATTATCGGCGATGTGCACGGTTGTTTGAATGAATTGCAGCAGTTGTTGAAAGAATTGGGTTATCAAGAGCAAGGCGGCATATACCGACACCCGGAGGGACGAACTCTCGTCTTTGTCGGCGACCTGTGTGATCGCGGGCCAAATAGTCTCGGTGTAATTACTCTCGTTAAAAGGATGGTTGAGCAAGGACTCGCCTTTCATTGCGCGGGTAATCATGACGATAAGTTGAAGAGATGGAGCTTAGGACGCAACGTGCAGGTGCGACACGGCTTGGAAACAACGGTCGCTGAAATTGAACGGGAGGAAGATCCAGAAGCGGTGAAACAGTGGATCAGCGATTATATGGGGAGCCTTCCATATTATCTTGTGTTTGATCAAGGGAAGCTGGTCGTCGTCCATGCGGGGATTCGCTCCGAAATGATCGGTACAAATCATCGACGGCTCCGTGAAGTTTGCTTGTATGGCTTTCCGA
This genomic window contains:
- a CDS encoding metallophosphoesterase, with translation MFRNDLQKVDIIGDVHGCLNELQQLLKELGYQEQGGIYRHPEGRTLVFVGDLCDRGPNSLGVITLVKRMVEQGLAFHCAGNHDDKLKRWSLGRNVQVRHGLETTVAEIEREEDPEAVKQWISDYMGSLPYYLVFDQGKLVVVHAGIRSEMIGTNHRRLREVCLYGFPTGQLDEHGLPERDCVTKHYRGKALLVHGHTPVHEAEWKENVINIDTGCVFGGKLTCFRYPEKTFVSVKAMDVYGESKRYQLK